The nucleotide window GTGCCGTAGGCGAGCGCAGGCGTGAAGACACGATCGTGATTGAGGTCGTCCGCTGAGAAGGCGTCAAAGGACCCGTTCCGACCTCTCGTCTCCTACGAATCGTCTGACACCTCTCCGGGGACACCTCTCCGGGACACATTCTCCGAGCTCTCTCCTCGAAGCCCGGCTGGCTCGTCGAACCAATGAAGACATCCTGCTCGCATCTACCTTGAAGGTTGACTCCCGTGCCACGATGCGCGAGCGTCGCGAGGACGTACTCCGGGCCACCACGCGGAGTGATTGAAGGAGAAGGCGCGAGTGTCAGACGAGAAGGACTGGAAGATGGGCGGGAGCTACCCGGGGATGGAACCGGGTCTGGGATGCCTCCACGATGCGCACCACCCCGATACGGGCGCACCGGGGCTGGTGTTGACGTCAGACGAGCGTGTGGACTGGAGTTTCCAGGACGACTGGCGGGTGAGCCTGTCGTGCAAGCGCGATTCGGCCACCGTGAAGCTGCTGGTGGAGGAGGCGCCCGCGGAGGGAGAAGTCTCGACACTGGTCAACATGTTCGTGCTGATCACCAGCGCCTTCTCGCGCGTGGAGGACCATTCCCGGCTCCAAGCCCACCTCACCTCGAAGCCCGAGGCGCGAAAGCCCGGGTGGATGGCTCGTCTCCCGCTGCCGAGGAACGTAACGGGGTGGGCCTTCGCGGGACTTGTGGTGCTCGCCCTGAGCGCCTGCATCTACGGCCTCCAGGCGGTACGCACTCCCGAGGACACGACGAGCCAGTCACCTGACGCAAGCGCTGAAACCTTCGCGCAGGAGCCTGACTTCATCAACGCGGTTGAACCGGAAGCGACCGGCATCGCGTATCCCCTACCCGCGAAGCCGTACAAAAAGCAGGCGGTTCCGCCCTGCCAGACGACGCTCGGTGAAGAGGAGATCAATGGCGGCTGCTGGATGGACATGAACCAGAAGCCGCCGTGCTACGCGAACCGGGCCGAGTACAAGGGCAAGTGCTATATGCCCGTCTCCAAGGACCGCAGCGGCGATAGCCCCGCGCAAGCCGTGGACCCGTAAATGTAGACGCGCGCGTCCTACGCGCGTCACACCACGAGACAAGCGAAAGTGGATAGGTTCGATGTTGGGAGCGCCATTGACTATGGCCAGAGATATGATGACGTCGCGTATTGGAGGATTCGCGGGAGAGAGCAGCAGTTGATTGATTCCCTGGGAGGCGCCCGCTCCGACACCGGAGAGCCCTATCGCACCGAGAATGCCGTACGCGGCGTGGCGAAGGACAACCCGCGAGGTCGGCGGTTTGACGAAGCCGCCACGGAGTTGTGGGGCCCGATTCACCCTTACGCGGGATATTAGCAGATGCCGCGCCTCTATAAGTCCGGATCGTTCTTGAGAATTCCCCTCGCGGACGGCTCCTTTGGCTACGGCTGGGTGCTGAACATGCCGCATGATGCCTATTACGATTATAGGACCGACACTCCGGATTCAGACCTGGACCGGATTGCCTCCATGCCCATCCTCTTCAAGATCGCTGTCCGCCATATGGACGAGAGGGGGTGGGAAGTCATCGGGTGGAGGAAACTGGAAGAGCAGTTTTCTCAACCCATCGTTCAGTTCATGCAGGACCGGGGGAACTTCCGCGACTGCTTGATCTTCGACACCGTCGGCAATGAGAGAAGTGCGGAACCGCAAGAGTGCATCGGGCTCGAGCGCGCCTCTGTTTGGGAAGAGGTGGGGGTGGAGGAACGCCTTCTCGACACCTTCATGGGACGGCCCAACGCCACTGCGGAGCGACACAAGGTCCGCCTGAAATAGGGGAACCTCCAGCAGATGAAGACTGGCAACCAGGACCGCCATACCAAGGCCCAGGCGCAGAACACCAATGCCCTCAACGCGATGCAGGAGATCGCGAATGGCGGCAAGGAGGTCCGGCTCTTCCTTCTCTCCATGGACACTACCTCCCGTGTAGCCGACTTACGAGGTATGTCCACAAAAACGGATCAGGCCCACGAGTCCTTTGACACCGTCTCCGGGACACCGTCTCCGGCTTGTCCGATGGTGCGCGGCCTATGCGCTCCCCTCAAGTGCGCGCTGATGAGGTTTGAAGGCGTCGTAGACATGGTCCATGAAGGCACGAATCCGCCTGTTGTTGCGAAGCTCGGGCAACGTCAGCACCCAGAGATCGCGCGCCTCTTCGGAGAGGCGCGCTCCCACGCGCACCAGCCCTGGATCGGCATCGCCGTCGAAGCACGCCAGGAAGGTGACGCCCATGCCGGCGGAGAGCGCGCGCCGGCGGACCGCGAAGTCGTCGGAACGCAGCGACACCTTGGCTCCCGGCGCGTTCCGGGCCAGCCAGTCATCGAGCCAACGCCCATCGGAGCGCTCGTCCGAATGCAGCCACGGAAAATCCGCGAGGGTGGCACCAGGGCCCAGCCGATCGACGAGTGAACGCGCGGCGTAGGCCTCTAACTGCATTCGACCGACGCGGCGGCCCACCAGGCCCTCCGCCGGATTGTTGCCCAGACGCAGCGCCACATCGGCCTCGCGGCGAATGAGCGACACCTGCTCATTGGTCACGCCGAGGGTCACCTCCACCCCGGGATAGCGCTGGATGAAGCTGGAAAACACCTCGGGAAAACCCGCGAACAGGAAGTCCACCGTCGAGACCCGCAGCCGGCCGCGGAGCTCGGCGTCACGGCCCAGAAGCCGCCCCTCGGTCACGTGGATCTCCGCCTCCAGCCGCGCCGCGGTCTCGGCCAGCTCGTCGCCGGCGGCCGTGGCCGCGAAGCCTTCTTCGGTGCGGTCGAAGAGCCGGACGCCCAGCCGATCCTCGGCCTCCTTCAGGCGCCGCCCGACGGTGGTCCGGGAGACCCCGAGGGTGGCGGCGGCGCCGGACAACGTCTTCTCGCGGTGGATCGCCAGCACGTAGCGAAGGTCGTCCCAGTCCATGCGCACATTTTTGCACGCCGGCATCCCGAAATCATGCGTGGGGCGCCAGTTTCCGCACGCGTAGGGTGGTCCTCATGCGAACCATCTTGCAAAGTGGTTACGGAGAGCCTGAACGCGTCCTGGTGCAGGGCGAGAGCGACATCCCCACGCCGGGCGACGGCGAAGTCCTCGTCCGTGTGCACGCGACGTCGGTGAACACGCCGGACTGCATCGCCACCCTCGGAGTTCCCTACGCGCTGCGCCTGGTGTCCGGCCTCCGTGCGCCCATGTCGCCGGTCCGCGGCTCGGACGTCGCCGGCGTCGTGGAAGCGGTGGGCGCCCACGTGACCGGCTTCGCACCCGGCGACGCCGTGTTCGGCTCGGTGTGGACGGGAGGTTACAAGCGCGGCGCTCCTGGGACCTTCTGCGAATACACCGTGGTCCCGGCGACACAACTGGCGCACAAGCCGGCGCAGCTCAGCTTCGAGGAAGCCGCCGGGGCGGTGATGTCGGGCGTGACGGCGCTGGTGGCCATGCGCGATGTCGCTCGCGTCCGCGCAGGTCAGCAGGTGCTCGTCAACGGTGCCTCCGGTGGCCTGGGGACGTTCGCCGTGCAGATCGCCAGGGCCTTGGGTGCCAGGGTCACGGGCGTGTGCAGCACGAGGAACGTCGAGCTGGTGCGTTCGCTCGGTGCCTCCCACGTCATCGACTACACGCGGACGAGCTACCTGGAGCAGGACGCGCGCTACGACGTGGTGATGGACAACGTGATGAACCACCCTCCGTCGGTCTCGGCGCGCGTCCTCACCGCGAATGGGATGTTGCTGCCCAACAGCATCGGCAGCATCGGCACCCACAAGTGGCTGGGAACGCTGCCCAGCATGGCGTTCGGGGCGCTATTCAAGTCCAGGCAGTGGCGCACGATTCAATTCGTCCCGTCACGCAAGAACCTCGAGGACATCGGCGCGCTGATTCAATCGGGCGCCGTGAAGGTCGTGATCGACAGGACCTATCCGCTCGCGCACGCCGGCCAGGCCGTGGCGCACATGGTGAGCAGGCGCGCGCGCGGACAGATCGTGATCAGCACCATGTAGGCAACGGCGAGCAGGCGTCCCCCCTTCCGGGGAAGGAGTCAAAGGACTCGTTCCGACCTCTCGTCTCCTACAAATCGTCTGACACCTTCTTCCGCTCAGCGCTTCGTGGCGGGCGCGTGGAGGATGAGGCTCGCGACGGAGACGCCCACCGCGCGGCCCATCCCCTCCAGTTCCGGCAGGCGCGCCGCCTTGTGCCCGAGGAACCCCTCCGTCCACAGCGAGGTGAAGCCATGCACCGCGCTCCAGGCGGACACCGCCACCACCCACGTGTCCGGCTCGGATAGCTCCGGGCGGGCCTCGGCCACCGCGCCGCGTATCAGTTCGAACGACTCCGTGCCCAGGCGGTGGTACTCCTCGAAGCGCGGCTCCTTCAGCTCCGGCAGGAACATGACGCGGTAGTGCGCCGCGTGCTTCACCGCGAACTGGATGTAGGCCGCCGCCATCCCCTCCAGCCGCTCCGCCCAGCCGCCGCTCGCCTCCCGGGCCTGCTTCATCGCCGCGTTCAGCGCGACGAAGCCCTCCTCCGCCACCGCCGCCAGCAGTGACTGCTTGTCCGGGAAGTGGTGATAGGGCGCCGCCGCGCTGACGCCCGCCCGCCGCGCCACCTCGCGCAGCGACAGCTCCGCCACGCCCTCTCGCGCCAACACCTCGAGCGCCGCCTCCACCAGCGCCCGCCGCAGGTCGCCGTGGTGGTAGCGCGCCCGCCTCTTTTCGCCCGTGCCTCGCTGCGCCATCGCTTCCCCCTCCTTACCGCCCCCGGGCTCCGAACGCTCATCTTGACACCGCTCAGATGAGCCGTTATCTCAATTTGAGCACTGTTCAGATTGGAGGCGGAATGAAGGCGTTCGTGACGGGAAGCACGGGGCTGTTGGGCGTCAACCTGGTGCGGCTGCTGCGCGAGCGGGGCCATGAGGTGCGCGCGCTGGCCCGCTCGCCGGAGAAGGCCCGGCGGCTGTTGGGGGACACCGGCGCGGAGGTGGTGGCGGGGGACTTGGAGGACGTGGACGCCTTCGCCCCGGCGCTGGGCGGCTGCGACGTGGTGTTCCACACGGCCGCCTACTTCCGGGAGTACTTCGGCCCCGGGGACCACTGGCCCGCGCTGGAGCGGCTCAACGTCCACGCCCCCCTCCAGCTCGCGAGGGTGGCGTCGCGCGCCGGGGTGCGCCGCTTCGTGCACACCGGCTCGTCGAGCGTGATTGGCCGCGCGAAGGACGGTGGCCCCGGGGACGAGAGCTCCCCTCCGGACCGGCTGGCACAGAGCAACCTGTACGCGCGTAGCAAGTTGGTCGCGAGCGAGCGCCTCCATGCGCTCGCGCCCGAGTTGCGCCCCATGGAGGTAGTGGAGGTGCTGCCAGGGTGGATGTTCGGCCCGTACGACGCGGCGCCCACGGGGAGCGGGCAGTTGGTGCTGGACTTCCTCCAGGGCAAGCTGCCCGGCGTCTTCGAGGGAGGGGCCTCCATGGCGGACGCCCGCGACGTGGCGGACGGAATGCTGCGCGTGGCGGAGCAGGGCCGCGCGGGGGAGCGGTACATCCTGTCCGGAGAGTACGCCTCGCTCGTGGACGTGACGCGGGAGCTGGCGGCGCTCTCGGGCCGGAAGCCGCCGAAGAAGCTCCCCTACCCTCTGGTGCTGGGCGTGGCCGCCACCTCCGAGCTGTGGGCGCGGATGAGCGGGAAGAGCACGGCGATGACCGTGGAGGGCGTGAGCACCATGCACGCCCGCAGCACCGTTTCCTCAACGAAGGCCCGAGTGGAGCTGGGCGCGAGCTTCCGGCCCCTGGCGCAGACGCTCGCCGACGAGCTGGCGTGGTTCCGCGAGGCGGGGCGGGTCTCCTGAGGGCAGGTCCAGGCGTGCACGGTGCGCACCGAGGCGGACACGTGGTCGTGCCTCAGCCTCTAAGCCACCCGAAACGTGTCCTCCTGCAGCTCCGAGTCCGCCTGCTTCCACGGCGACCGGCGCCGCGCGATGCTCAACGTCGCCTACTCCTGGTAGTTCAGAAGACGCCGCCCAGCCCCACCTGGGCGCCCTTCTGGGAGAAGGACAGCAGTGGCTGGAGCCGGGCGCGCCGCTGGAGCGCCCGCGCGGGCACGGCCGGTTGCGACAACTCGTAACCCAGGTGCGTGCCCACGAGCCCCAGGGCGAGGCCCACCGGCCAGAACTCGAACGTCCTGCTCGCCAGGATCAACGAGATGCCCGCCCCGAACCCAGCGGTGGCCCCGAGCATCGTCGCCCACAGGCGGCCATCGCCTCCCACCCATTCCCCACCGCCCCAGACGCCCAGGGAGTAACCCAAGGCGACGCCCAGGGTCGCTCCGCCCAGGCCGGGTCCAAGGCATTGCAGACCCGAGAACCAGCCGCCTCCGCTCGGCGTGCACAGCGCGTCCGCCACGAGGGCGCCTCCGACACCGCCCGCCACGGCGGCGAGTGAGCCCAGCCCGACGCCCGCCAGGATGCGCACGGCTCGAGGATGGCTCCGCTCCTCCACCGGCGTATCCCGAGCGAAGTCCGCGAACGCCTCGGCGCGCGCCACGCCGGGCAGGAGCATCCACACACACAACAGCCAGGAGAGCCGGGACCGAATCACAGTCATGAAGTCATGGGACTGCAAGCGCCCGGCCACCCCTGGAGCCAGGAGATTGGCCTTGAATGAGCACCCTCGTGCACACCCCAGGCACCTCACCTGTGAACGCCCCAACACAGACCGCGGTCACGAAGACTGCTCATCCTCCCCGTATGACGGGGTGATGTGGCTCGCAATGGCATACGACTCCTGA belongs to Cystobacter fuscus DSM 2262 and includes:
- a CDS encoding NAD(P)-dependent alcohol dehydrogenase — encoded protein: MRTILQSGYGEPERVLVQGESDIPTPGDGEVLVRVHATSVNTPDCIATLGVPYALRLVSGLRAPMSPVRGSDVAGVVEAVGAHVTGFAPGDAVFGSVWTGGYKRGAPGTFCEYTVVPATQLAHKPAQLSFEEAAGAVMSGVTALVAMRDVARVRAGQQVLVNGASGGLGTFAVQIARALGARVTGVCSTRNVELVRSLGASHVIDYTRTSYLEQDARYDVVMDNVMNHPPSVSARVLTANGMLLPNSIGSIGTHKWLGTLPSMAFGALFKSRQWRTIQFVPSRKNLEDIGALIQSGAVKVVIDRTYPLAHAGQAVAHMVSRRARGQIVISTM
- a CDS encoding TetR/AcrR family transcriptional regulator, whose translation is MAQRGTGEKRRARYHHGDLRRALVEAALEVLAREGVAELSLREVARRAGVSAAAPYHHFPDKQSLLAAVAEEGFVALNAAMKQAREASGGWAERLEGMAAAYIQFAVKHAAHYRVMFLPELKEPRFEEYHRLGTESFELIRGAVAEARPELSEPDTWVVAVSAWSAVHGFTSLWTEGFLGHKAARLPELEGMGRAVGVSVASLILHAPATKR
- a CDS encoding LysR family transcriptional regulator, with product MDWDDLRYVLAIHREKTLSGAAATLGVSRTTVGRRLKEAEDRLGVRLFDRTEEGFAATAAGDELAETAARLEAEIHVTEGRLLGRDAELRGRLRVSTVDFLFAGFPEVFSSFIQRYPGVEVTLGVTNEQVSLIRREADVALRLGNNPAEGLVGRRVGRMQLEAYAARSLVDRLGPGATLADFPWLHSDERSDGRWLDDWLARNAPGAKVSLRSDDFAVRRRALSAGMGVTFLACFDGDADPGLVRVGARLSEEARDLWVLTLPELRNNRRIRAFMDHVYDAFKPHQRALEGSA
- a CDS encoding Imm26 family immunity protein, with amino-acid sequence MPRLYKSGSFLRIPLADGSFGYGWVLNMPHDAYYDYRTDTPDSDLDRIASMPILFKIAVRHMDERGWEVIGWRKLEEQFSQPIVQFMQDRGNFRDCLIFDTVGNERSAEPQECIGLERASVWEEVGVEERLLDTFMGRPNATAERHKVRLK
- a CDS encoding NAD-dependent epimerase/dehydratase family protein, with the protein product MKAFVTGSTGLLGVNLVRLLRERGHEVRALARSPEKARRLLGDTGAEVVAGDLEDVDAFAPALGGCDVVFHTAAYFREYFGPGDHWPALERLNVHAPLQLARVASRAGVRRFVHTGSSSVIGRAKDGGPGDESSPPDRLAQSNLYARSKLVASERLHALAPELRPMEVVEVLPGWMFGPYDAAPTGSGQLVLDFLQGKLPGVFEGGASMADARDVADGMLRVAEQGRAGERYILSGEYASLVDVTRELAALSGRKPPKKLPYPLVLGVAATSELWARMSGKSTAMTVEGVSTMHARSTVSSTKARVELGASFRPLAQTLADELAWFREAGRVS